From one Paramormyrops kingsleyae isolate MSU_618 chromosome 1, PKINGS_0.4, whole genome shotgun sequence genomic stretch:
- the LOC140592590 gene encoding uncharacterized protein isoform X1, translating to MATKHKLDSQDTHYQEGRRMALELKLDHALAEAMTSSVERKRACSEGDPPQTSRRDLLGRGKPRGRQGGRRQASAPVTHPPLEYSSSSSVDVPVPSAKVNPQEEFEKNMERLSDILASYPSAEPQRSSASSWSFRQQKASDRWKEARPYHLKCLIAKEAVGHPLCWLCHEPAVIRCTECLPEEWFCGECDVLRHKKQPLHNRECVIHGFFEAIPPTMYAIKGKDGYRIHEQACILPTVKVPDCSCESTNFTILPGKPVILITINGRFDLHQPLYVCQTCQHQWTPELKDLLRSGYWPASVTNSTLYTLDLLSSFQELKVISPGFSRQAFAKLLEHRTKIGGRTGQINGDALQRSFLEFSYASFEEDQLCCGAPFTCPACTPEMLAVSADGNRKLYRFRRETSSDDPGFFEGLFVAEDSAVSRFVDTIHKAVRNTQGKGTCGDSQWTAARETSRRASKLDEEGMEVAVCRHGFLLKALNMYRGEIFAYPLYLQKELMPAKAQFFAMDVACKYWPYLEKAAGVIPALQELTTMKPFLSVMHARAHATKCEIKWSGRNQEGAGTTAGEEVEQVNSFLSRCALTTKYMSKAARVDMLTLHAMGWNHKKVSLYISHFPQDM from the exons ATGGCGACCAAACATAAACTTGACTCACAGGATACCCACTACCAAGAGGGGAGACGCATGGCTCTtgaactgaaattagaccatGCTCTAGCTGAAGCCATG ACATCATCTGTGGAGAGGAAACGTGCATGCTCTGAAGGAGACCCTCCACAGACCTCCAGAAGGGACCTTTTAGGGCGCGGCAAGCCAAGGGGGAGGCAAGGAGGGCGACGGCAAGCTTCAGCTCCAG TCACACACCCTCCTCTTGAGTACTCCTCATCATCCAGTGTGGACGTCCCTGTACCCTCAGCAAAAGTAAATCCTCAAGAGGAATTTG aaaaaaatatggagAGGCTCTCTGATATTTTGGCATCTTATCCTTCTGCTGAGCCTCAAAGAAGCTCTGCATCATCATGGTCTTTTCGGCAGCAGAAAGCCTCAGATCGCTGGAAAGAAGCAAGACCGTACCACCTAAAATGCCTTATTGCAAAAGAGGCTGTTGGTCATCCATTGTGTTGGCTTTGCCATGAGCCTGCTGTTATTAG gTGCACAGAGTGTCTTCCCGAGGAGTGGTTCTGTGGGGAGTGTGATGTATTACGTCACAAAAAACAGCCACTCCACAACAGGGAATGTGTCATTCATGGATTTTTTGAAGCCATTCCACCAACCATGTATGCCATTAAAGGGAAAGATGGATATCGCATCCATGAGCAAG CTTGCATTTTGCCGACTGTGAAGGTGCCAGATTGCTCCTGTGAAAGCACCAACTTCACCATTTTACCAGGCAAACCAGTAATTTTAATTACCATCAATG GACGTTTTGACTTGCATCAGCCACTATATGTATGTCAAACGTGCCAGCATCAGTGGACCCCTGAACTGAAGGACCTCCTTAGGAGTGGATATTGGCCAGCCTCTGTGACTAATTCCACACTTTATACACTGGACCTCCTGAGTTCTTTTCAGGAACTCAAGGTAATCTCTCCGGGATTCTCCAGACAAGCCTTCGCAAAGCTGCTGGAGCATCGCACTAAGATTGGCGGAAGA ACTGGACAAATCAATGGTGATGCACTACAGCGCAGCTTCTTGGAGTTTTCATATGCTTCATTTGAGGAAGACCAGCTCTGCTGTGGTGCTCCTTTCACCTGCCCAGCCTGCACGCCAGAAATGTTAGCTGTTTCTGCTGATGGAAATAGAAAGCTGTATCGCTTTCGTAGAGAGACAAG CTCTGATGATCCTGGCTTTTTTGAGGGGCTCTTTGTGGCTGAAGACAGTGCGGTGTCTAGATTTGTAGACACCATACATAAAGCAGTAAGAAAT ACACAGGGAAAAGGCACATGTGGGGACTCCCAGTGGACAGCAGCAAGGGAGACATCGAGGAGGGCTTCCAAATTGGATGAAGAGGGCATGGAGGTTGCTGTGTGTCGCCATGGATTTCTTCTGAAAGCCCTTAATATGTACAGAGGGGAGATATTTGCCTACCCTCTGTATCTTCAGAAGGAGCTCATGCCAGCCAAAGCGCAGTTTTTTGCAATGGATGTGGCTTGCAAATATTGGCCATACTTGGAGAAAGCTGCTGGTGTCATTCCTGCTCTTCAGGAGCTGACCACAATGAAACCTTTCCTCAGTGTGATGCATGCTCGAGCCCATGCTACTAAGTGTGAA ATTAAGTGGAGTGGTAGGAACCAGGAAGGAGCAGGGACAACCGCCGGTGAGGAGGTAGAGCAAGTGAACAGCTTCCTCTCACGTTGTGCCCTGACAACCAAATATATGTCCAAAGCAG CACGGGTGGATATGCTTACATTGCATGCAATGGGGTGGAACCACAAAAAAGTCTCTCTCTACATCAGTCACTTTCCACAAGATATGTGA
- the LOC140592590 gene encoding uncharacterized protein isoform X2 codes for MATKHKLDSQDTHYQEGRRMALELKLDHALAEAMTSSVERKRACSEGDPPQTSRRDLLGRGKPRGRQGGRRQASAPVTHPPLEYSSSSSVDVPVPSAKVNPQEEFEKNMERLSDILASYPSAEPQRSSASSWSFRQQKASDRWKEARPYHLKCLIAKEAVGHPLCWLCHEPAVIRCTECLPEEWFCGECDVLRHKKQPLHNRECVIHGFFEAIPPTMYAIKGKDGYRIHEQACILPTVKVPDCSCESTNFTILPGKPVILITINGRFDLHQPLYVCQTCQHQWTPELKDLLRSGYWPASVTNSTLYTLDLLSSFQELKVISPGFSRQAFAKLLEHRTKIGGRLACCTGDITCMYWTNQW; via the exons ATGGCGACCAAACATAAACTTGACTCACAGGATACCCACTACCAAGAGGGGAGACGCATGGCTCTtgaactgaaattagaccatGCTCTAGCTGAAGCCATG ACATCATCTGTGGAGAGGAAACGTGCATGCTCTGAAGGAGACCCTCCACAGACCTCCAGAAGGGACCTTTTAGGGCGCGGCAAGCCAAGGGGGAGGCAAGGAGGGCGACGGCAAGCTTCAGCTCCAG TCACACACCCTCCTCTTGAGTACTCCTCATCATCCAGTGTGGACGTCCCTGTACCCTCAGCAAAAGTAAATCCTCAAGAGGAATTTG aaaaaaatatggagAGGCTCTCTGATATTTTGGCATCTTATCCTTCTGCTGAGCCTCAAAGAAGCTCTGCATCATCATGGTCTTTTCGGCAGCAGAAAGCCTCAGATCGCTGGAAAGAAGCAAGACCGTACCACCTAAAATGCCTTATTGCAAAAGAGGCTGTTGGTCATCCATTGTGTTGGCTTTGCCATGAGCCTGCTGTTATTAG gTGCACAGAGTGTCTTCCCGAGGAGTGGTTCTGTGGGGAGTGTGATGTATTACGTCACAAAAAACAGCCACTCCACAACAGGGAATGTGTCATTCATGGATTTTTTGAAGCCATTCCACCAACCATGTATGCCATTAAAGGGAAAGATGGATATCGCATCCATGAGCAAG CTTGCATTTTGCCGACTGTGAAGGTGCCAGATTGCTCCTGTGAAAGCACCAACTTCACCATTTTACCAGGCAAACCAGTAATTTTAATTACCATCAATG GACGTTTTGACTTGCATCAGCCACTATATGTATGTCAAACGTGCCAGCATCAGTGGACCCCTGAACTGAAGGACCTCCTTAGGAGTGGATATTGGCCAGCCTCTGTGACTAATTCCACACTTTATACACTGGACCTCCTGAGTTCTTTTCAGGAACTCAAGGTAATCTCTCCGGGATTCTCCAGACAAGCCTTCGCAAAGCTGCTGGAGCATCGCACTAAGATTGGCGGAAGA CTTGCCTGCTGCACTGGGGACATCACATGCATGT ACTGGACAAATCAATGGTGA